In one Silene latifolia isolate original U9 population chromosome 10, ASM4854445v1, whole genome shotgun sequence genomic region, the following are encoded:
- the LOC141605536 gene encoding putative protein phosphatase 2C 60: protein MGVYLSTPKTEKFSEDGENSRVRYGLSSMQGWRSTMEDAHAAFPDLDASTSFFGVYDGHGGKVVSKFCAKFLHQQVIKSEAYSAGDLATALEKAFFRMDEMMRGQRGWRELAILGDKINKFSGMIEGLIWSPRSAEGSEHDDNWAFEDGPHSDFAGPTCGSTACVSLIRGNQLLVANAGDSRCVISRKGQAYNLSRDHKPELEAERDRILKAGGFIHAGRVNGSLNLTRAIGDMEFKQNKFLPVENQIVTANPDINTIELCEDDDFLVLACDGIWDCMSSQQLVDFVREQLRMETKLSAVCERVFDRCLAPSTAGGEGCDNMTMIIVQFKKPSQNGTLSTTDNEPLPPQPVSEAEPKHEPELTEST from the exons ATGGGGGTATACTTGAGTACGCCTAAGACCGAGAAATTTTCTGAGGATGGTGAAAACAGCAGGGTTAGATATGGGCTATCTTCTATGCAAGGTTGGCGCTCTACAATGGAAGATGCT CATGCTGCCTTCCCTGATCTTGATGCTTCAACTTCCTTCTTTGGAGTATATGATGGTCATGGAG GTAAAGTAGTTTCCAAGTTCTGTGCTAAGTTCCTTCATCAACAAGTGATTAAAAGTGAAGCTTATTCTGCTGGAGACTTAGCAACAGCTCTCGAAAAAGCTTTCTTCAG AATGGATGAGATGATGCGTGGACAAAGAGGGTGGAGAGAGTTAGCCATTCTTGGTGATAAGATTAACAAGTTTAGTGGTATGATTGAGGGACTCATTTGGTCACCAAGGAGTGCTGAAGGGAGTGAACATGACGATAATTGGGCTTTTGAGGAT GGGCCTCACTCGGATTTTGCGGGTCCTACTTGTGGAAGCACTGCCTGTGTCTCACTTATAAGAGGCAACCAACTTCTTGTCGCTAATGCTGGTGATTCTCGCTGTGTGATCTCAAGAAAGGGCCAG GCTTATAATCTATCTAGGGATCATAAACCTGAATTAGAGGCTGAAAGAGACAGGATATTAAAAGCTGGAGGGTTTATACATGCCGGAAGGGTTAACGGAAGTCTAAATCTTACAAGAGCTATag GTGATATGGAATTCAAGCAGAATAAATTTCTACCTGTTGAAAATCAAATTGTTACAGCAAACCCAGACATAAATACG ATTGAACTTTGTGAAGATGATGATTTTCTCGTGCTAGCTTGTGATGGCATATG GGACTGCATGTCGAGCCAGCAACTTGTTGATTTCGTTCGTGAACAACTAAGAATG GAAACCAAGCTCTCGGCAGTTTGTGAGAGAGTATTCGACCGATGTTTAGCCCCTTCTACTGCTGGTGGCGAAGGGTGTGACAACATGACGATGATCATTGTTCAATTTAAGAAACCCAGCCAAAATGGTACTCTATCTACTACTGACAACGAGCCACTACCCCCTCAACCAGTAAGCGAAGCTGAACCAAAGCACGAGCCAGAACTGACGGAATCTACCTAA
- the LOC141605537 gene encoding uncharacterized protein LOC141605537 — translation MDSRRLSCAVDDEAKLKEKHQVLLQDYFVLQKECVLKKRKLKETTERKQTLLDEIRFLKRRRNLLMKKQSRKSEQQQEIVQSHIASAKYNTESNRRYMNGSASTSTSGQAFQSHRPPIVPPRNLVSGVKEDGAFAPLKLGKKVKNLITNGKRAGKRKISWQDQLVKV, via the exons ATGGATTCTCGTAGATTGAGTTGTGCTGTTGATGATGAGGCTAAACTCAAGGAGAAACATCAGGTTCTTTTGCAAGATTATTTTGTATTGCAAAAG GAATGTGTTTTGAAGAAGAGAAAGCTGAAGGAAACCACGGAAAGGAAACAGACTCTTTTGGACGAAATAAG ATTCCTTAAACGCAGACGCAATCTGCTTATGAAGAAGCAATCACGAAAGTCAGAGCAACAGCAAGAAATCGTTCAATCACATATAGCTAGTGCAAAATACAACACAGAATCAAATAGAAGATACATGAATGGTAGTGCTAGTACTAGTACTAGTGGACAAGCATTCCAAAGTCATAGGCCGCCAATAGTGCCTCCAAGAAATTTG GTCAGTGGAGTTAAGGAAGATGGAGCTTTTGCACCTTTAAAGTTGGGAAAGAAGGTGAAGAATTTGATTACAAATGGTAAACGGGCAGGAAAAAGGAAAATTTCTTGGCAAGACCAGCTTGTGAAGGTCTAA